From the genome of Deltaproteobacteria bacterium:
CCCCGCGATATTAAAAACGGCGCATGGAACCTTCGCGTGCACCCTCTGTTAAGAGTGTTTTTCCTCAACTACCATGACCACAAAGCTCATCATCAGAATCCGCATGTGTCCTGGATTCATCTTCCGAAACTGGTCAAAGAGTCGGACGCCGAGCGTCCCGGTTTTTTCGAAATTTACTGGCGCATGTGGAAGGGGCCGACTCTGACGACTGATCCGCCGCCTGCACCGCTCGATTCCAACCTCGATATATTGATATCGAAAGATTCCTTTCGATCAAGCCCCGCAAAATATCCGAAAAGCTTATAGAATAAAAACGGAGTACCAGGCACTCGCATATAGTGATCTGCACCCCACACGGGATAAACATTTGCCGACGGATGAAGCCCATCGAAAAACGTGAGGACGCCATCGTTCGGCCCAAACTTACTCATCTGATCGAACCGGCGCCGCTGTCCACTTGAGTTCAGATGTGACCTCAAACAGCAAGGAACAAGGCAGGTCAAAAGTCCTTCGGGAAACTCCATCTTCCAAGGCTGAGGAAGAATCCCCTCAGGGCCAGTGCGAAATTCCGAAACAATTTCCGGAGTAAATCCATAAGGCTTGAGTGCCCGATAGAGGAACCACTTTTTCCAAGGATTCAAACCCAACATGTGGTCCGCTTGCCGAGATCCATACAGGGTGCTGCAGATCATCACCCACCTTTTAATTTTTTTCACCAAAGCTGGTTCTTCTGTCAATGCAAGTCGAACTTCGGCAGCACCTCGACTGAGTGTGAACAAAATTATACTCTCGTCGTCGGCTTGACGAAAAAGTTCTCTTAACAGCTTGGAGTTGTCTCGCATGAGGCCCGTCGAATTGGTTGGGGCTAGTTCTGCGTTTAGACCGTGCCGACGAGCTACCTCTAGTATGACTTCCCCACCGCCGCCAAAATTTGGAAAATGTCGATAAAACCCGGCTGGAACCAAAACAAGCCGCCCGGACATTTTAGGCAAATGTTGAAGATCGACCGGTACTGCCTCAAATTCCGAAATGAACCTGCTATGCCGTTTTGATCTGCGAATACGATCAAAAAGGATCGCTGTGGCCATATCAATTCCGTAAATCTCGGTAAGCTCGACCAACCGATTCTGATCGATGTCCTCAAACACTAAATCCGTCTCAAGGAATTTCGCTCGAAATATGAGATCGGCCTCATCGACCATTGGAGACGGAGATGAGTTTTGCAGATACTTCTTCAACAAATCCATGCGGCGCAGTGTTCCTCTTTGCGAAATGCAGATTTTACTGCAAACCTATTTTCTCCAATTCTACGAGAGGATGCTCGCAATGATGAAACTGTTTGTTCAATTTCTCTCGCTCGTAACGTCCATTTTATTGGGGATCGCTTGTTTCAGTCCCATGGCGCATACGCAAACTCCTACGGAGGATCCCAACCACGCGGAACTGCGCGAATTGCGCGACTCTGCCTTGAAAGCGATGAATTCTGGAGATATCGATGGCTTCATTAAGCTCGTCCACCCGAACATCGTCTTCACCGGGCTTGATGGCCGGCTCAGTCGAGGACCTGAAGAAGTGAAGGCTTACTTTACTCGAATGATCACTGGCCCCGACCGCATCGTGAATTCCGCACAATTTGATGTGACAGTCGATGCTTTGACGGATCTTTACGGCAGCGACAAAACCATTGGCATCAGCCACGGGACTTCGAAAGATAGCTACAACCTTACCAGCGGCGTGAAGTTTGAACTCAACACGAGATGGACAGCGACGTTGATAAAAGAAAATGGCAAGTGGATGATCGGCAGCTTCCATTCGTCTGCGGACTTATTTGACAATCCCCTTCTTGAAAAATCCAAAGGAATGCTAGTTTGGTCGACTCTCGGAGGAGCAATCGCCGGTCTTGCACTTGGTTTTCTTGGGGCGTGGATGTTGATTCGGAACCGCGCAAACAATAACCGCGCAAAAGGCACAGTTTAACGCTTGGTGGTCTTGTGTTCCCCTATTTTTCGAATGGAATTGAGTGGGTTCAAAATCCCTATCGATTTCTAGATGAGAAATCAAAGGCCAAAGGCTTTACTTTTTCCGAACCCATTCCTGCAATGGGGAAAGTTCTTTTCACCGGTGATCCGGAGGTCATTGAACAAATTGTTCAAAATGAGGATCTTCATGCAGGTCGAGCGATTTCAATTCTCAATCGAGCTTTGGGCGAAAAGTCTTTAATTACCCTGGATGGCCAGTCGCACACGAAGCGAAAAAAAATGCTTTTGCCACTGATGACGGAAACTAGCGTAAAACGATTTGATGAACTTACGATTCAGTTAACGCGGGAAACTTTCTCAAACTGTCCCGCGGGTGCCCCCTTTTCGGCTTACGCGAAAGTGCGAGAGATCTCGCTGAAAGTTATCATCGAGCTCTTGTTCGGAGCCACCGATCGGCAAACGGCTGTCGAGCTGTTTAATGCAAGCGACCGATTTCTTCGTTGCTTTGATTCGGCCGCTATTCTTTTAATTCCATTTTTCCGTATTAACTTGGGCCCGAATAGTCCGTGGGGAAAAGCACTTATAGAACGAAACCAAATTGAACAAATCGTTCTTGAACACGTGTCGAGAAAGTCTTCTGTTTCTGCAAATGCTGCTGCTAATGCAAATGACAGTCCTCTGTCCTTTGTTCAAATCGCCCGAGCCGCAGTTGAAAACGGAAACGAAATTTCAACGAGCGAAATCGCAGCCGAAGCCATGTCGCTACTGGCATTTGGTCATGACACTGCGGCCGCAACGCTTGCCTGGGCTTTCAATCACATGCTTTCCTCACAAAGTTTAATGGCACGACTTAAGGGCGCAGATTTAAGTGACGGTAATTTTGAGGAGCTCGTTGAAGCAAGTTTGTTAGAAAGTATGAGATTGAATCCTGTCGTTGTTCATCTTTCTCGAAAAGCAGTGAAACGAACGGAAGTTGGCGATAGACGTCTTGATCTCAATCAAATCGCTGCTCCAAGTGCTTACCTTGCCCAACGAAATCCTAAGTGTTTTCCGAATCCAGAATCATTTATTCCAGATCGATTTATCGGCTCGTCACCACCTAAGTACAGTTACTTTCCCTTTGGCCTTGGGCACCGAACTTGCTACGGAAGATCGCTAGCGATGAGGCAAATGAAGCTCATCATGACCACTGTGATACGTGAGTTCA
Proteins encoded in this window:
- a CDS encoding nuclear transport factor 2 family protein, producing the protein MMKLFVQFLSLVTSILLGIACFSPMAHTQTPTEDPNHAELRELRDSALKAMNSGDIDGFIKLVHPNIVFTGLDGRLSRGPEEVKAYFTRMITGPDRIVNSAQFDVTVDALTDLYGSDKTIGISHGTSKDSYNLTSGVKFELNTRWTATLIKENGKWMIGSFHSSADLFDNPLLEKSKGMLVWSTLGGAIAGLALGFLGAWMLIRNRANNNRAKGTV
- a CDS encoding cytochrome P450 encodes the protein MFPYFSNGIEWVQNPYRFLDEKSKAKGFTFSEPIPAMGKVLFTGDPEVIEQIVQNEDLHAGRAISILNRALGEKSLITLDGQSHTKRKKMLLPLMTETSVKRFDELTIQLTRETFSNCPAGAPFSAYAKVREISLKVIIELLFGATDRQTAVELFNASDRFLRCFDSAAILLIPFFRINLGPNSPWGKALIERNQIEQIVLEHVSRKSSVSANAAANANDSPLSFVQIARAAVENGNEISTSEIAAEAMSLLAFGHDTAAATLAWAFNHMLSSQSLMARLKGADLSDGNFEELVEASLLESMRLNPVVVHLSRKAVKRTEVGDRRLDLNQIAAPSAYLAQRNPKCFPNPESFIPDRFIGSSPPKYSYFPFGLGHRTCYGRSLAMRQMKLIMTTVIREFKLQLIHPGNAKPVRKLVLMTPEHGTLMARIN